A single region of the Kocuria rosea genome encodes:
- a CDS encoding glycosyltransferase family 2 protein, with protein sequence MNRFLVRLLVVLTLLLGVNYIAWRWLESLNWSAWWIAVPLVLAETYSLIDVSLFGLTVWRLRRRGEAGAPPAGATVDVFITTYDEPLDLVMGTALAAQAIRHPHSTWILDDGARPELEALAAEHGLGYLTRSEDWTDRPRHAKAGNLNNALMLTQGEFLLILDADQVPAPEILDRTLGWFNDRRVALVQTPQWFVNVPDHDPLGSQAPLFYGPIQQGKDGWNAAFFCGSNAILRREALMQLGLSGYVQEVEQDVKESLARTRAALRRARRSPEAANPVVAGMLDDVEAATERARAELKAGVPLTELTYRLQREVDAAARRTVTQDFSQIEADLASIAALDLPPEDGMVWPDELASAVDRMSRRDLSPLAAVEPVREVLEAVSVDRPGEAQPVMPLATISVTEDMATAMRLHGLGWRSVYHHEVLAHGLAPEDLKTMLTQRLRWAQGTVQVLLRENPLLQRRLGWGQRLMYFATMWSYLSGFAAVVYFAAPIVYLVLGILPVTSLSWDFFVRFIPFMVVNQLLFLVVGRGIPTWRGQQYSLALFPIWIRACTTAARNVWFGRPLGFAVTPKVRQDAGPAWHLIRPQLVVMGLLAAALLVGTARLAVGLNEPVGTLVNVAWVAFDLVVLSVLVTAARYTGFEPEERSADAVHD encoded by the coding sequence GTGAACCGCTTCCTCGTCCGGCTCCTGGTCGTCCTGACCCTCCTGCTGGGCGTCAACTACATCGCCTGGCGCTGGCTCGAGTCGCTGAACTGGTCGGCGTGGTGGATCGCCGTTCCCCTGGTGCTCGCCGAGACGTACAGCCTGATCGACGTCTCGCTGTTCGGGCTCACCGTCTGGCGGCTCCGGCGGCGCGGGGAGGCCGGCGCCCCGCCCGCGGGCGCCACCGTGGACGTGTTCATCACGACCTACGACGAGCCCCTCGACCTCGTGATGGGCACCGCCCTGGCGGCGCAGGCCATCCGGCACCCGCACAGCACGTGGATCCTCGACGACGGGGCCCGCCCCGAGCTCGAGGCGCTCGCCGCCGAGCACGGGCTGGGCTACCTGACGCGCAGCGAGGACTGGACCGACCGGCCGCGCCACGCCAAGGCCGGCAACCTCAACAACGCCCTGATGCTCACCCAGGGCGAGTTCCTGCTGATCCTCGACGCCGACCAGGTCCCGGCCCCGGAGATCCTGGACCGGACCCTGGGCTGGTTCAACGACCGCAGGGTGGCGCTCGTGCAGACGCCGCAGTGGTTCGTCAACGTGCCGGACCACGATCCGCTCGGCAGCCAGGCCCCCCTGTTCTACGGCCCCATCCAGCAGGGCAAGGACGGCTGGAACGCCGCCTTCTTCTGCGGCTCCAACGCGATCCTGCGCCGCGAGGCGCTCATGCAGCTCGGCCTCTCCGGCTACGTCCAGGAGGTCGAGCAGGACGTGAAGGAGTCCCTCGCCCGCACCCGGGCCGCCCTGCGGAGGGCGCGACGGTCCCCGGAGGCCGCGAACCCCGTCGTTGCCGGCATGCTCGACGACGTCGAGGCCGCCACCGAGCGGGCCCGCGCCGAGCTGAAGGCCGGCGTCCCCCTGACCGAGCTGACCTACCGCCTGCAGCGCGAGGTGGACGCGGCGGCCCGGCGCACCGTCACGCAGGACTTCTCCCAGATCGAGGCGGACCTCGCCTCGATCGCCGCCCTGGACCTGCCCCCCGAGGACGGCATGGTGTGGCCGGACGAGCTCGCCTCCGCCGTGGACCGGATGTCCCGCCGCGACCTGTCCCCCCTGGCCGCCGTGGAACCGGTCCGGGAGGTGCTCGAGGCGGTCTCCGTGGACCGGCCCGGCGAGGCCCAGCCGGTGATGCCGCTGGCGACGATCTCGGTCACCGAGGACATGGCCACCGCGATGCGCCTGCACGGCCTGGGCTGGCGCAGCGTCTACCACCACGAGGTCCTCGCCCACGGCCTGGCCCCCGAAGACCTGAAGACCATGCTCACCCAGCGGCTGCGCTGGGCGCAGGGCACGGTGCAGGTGCTGCTCCGGGAGAACCCGCTGCTGCAGCGCCGGCTGGGGTGGGGCCAGCGGCTCATGTACTTCGCCACGATGTGGAGCTACCTGTCCGGCTTCGCGGCCGTCGTCTACTTCGCCGCGCCCATCGTGTACCTGGTGCTGGGCATCCTCCCCGTCACGAGCCTCAGCTGGGACTTCTTCGTCCGCTTCATCCCCTTCATGGTGGTGAACCAGCTGCTGTTCCTCGTGGTGGGCCGGGGCATCCCCACCTGGCGCGGTCAGCAGTACAGCCTGGCCCTGTTCCCCATCTGGATCAGGGCGTGCACCACGGCCGCCCGCAACGTCTGGTTCGGCCGCCCCCTCGGCTTCGCCGTCACGCCCAAGGTGCGGCAGGACGCCGGCCCGGCCTGGCACCTCATCCGCCCGCAGCTGGTGGTGATGGGGCTGCTGGCCGCGGCCCTCCTGGTGGGGACCGCCCGGCTGGCGGTGGGGCTGAACGAACCGGTGGGAACCCTGGTCAACGTGGCCTGGGTCGCCTTCGACCTGGTGGTGCTGAGCGTGCTCGTCACCGCCGCGAGATACACGGGCTTCGAGCCCGAGGAGAGGAGTGCCGATGCAGTTCACGATTGA
- a CDS encoding STAS domain-containing protein has product MQFTIEQKPRFAHITGTGRLNMVGAPKLREVVAKVVDEGSNHVVVDLGGTEFMDSSGLGALIGCLKLARQAGGDLRIANVRPQVRMVLELTSMHRVLTPYDTADAAFADD; this is encoded by the coding sequence ATGCAGTTCACGATTGAGCAGAAGCCGAGGTTCGCCCACATCACGGGCACCGGACGGCTCAACATGGTGGGAGCGCCCAAGCTCCGGGAGGTCGTGGCGAAGGTCGTCGACGAGGGCAGCAACCACGTGGTGGTCGACCTCGGCGGCACCGAGTTCATGGACTCGTCCGGTTTGGGCGCCCTCATCGGGTGCCTCAAGCTGGCCCGTCAGGCCGGCGGCGACCTGCGGATCGCGAACGTCCGCCCCCAGGTCCGCATGGTCCTCGAGCTCACCAGCATGCACCGCGTCCTGACCCCCTACGACACCGCCGACGCGGCCTTCGCCGATGACTGA
- a CDS encoding ATP-binding protein: MTEPTARRSRRGPATALTVDALHEDLDALWGEAAFVPETDRMAFTLAVVEAAGNVVVHAVPAAEDPIELSVDLVADPHRLEARIYEIGAAPAQVDLTGAMAQEHRESGRGLALIQALVSRVVFERHGDTNVWKLCRECGRDEV, from the coding sequence ATGACTGAGCCCACGGCCCGCCGCTCGCGCCGGGGCCCGGCCACCGCCCTGACGGTGGACGCCCTGCACGAGGACCTGGACGCGCTGTGGGGGGAGGCCGCGTTCGTGCCCGAGACCGACCGGATGGCCTTCACGCTCGCGGTCGTGGAGGCGGCCGGCAACGTGGTGGTGCACGCGGTGCCCGCGGCGGAGGACCCGATCGAGCTGTCCGTGGACCTGGTCGCGGACCCCCACCGGCTGGAGGCGAGGATCTACGAGATCGGCGCCGCACCGGCGCAGGTCGACCTCACGGGGGCCATGGCGCAGGAGCACCGCGAGTCCGGCCGCGGGCTCGCCCTGATCCAGGCCCTGGTCAGCCGGGTGGTGTTCGAGCGGCACGGGGACACGAACGTCTGGAAGCTGTGCCGGGAGTGCGGCCGGGACGAGGTGTAG
- a CDS encoding glycosyltransferase family 2 protein, with the protein MIAAIIPAHDEAARVEHAVVSLHRQTRPPERILVMSDDSTDATVEVALHAGAEVLLTVDNRHHRAGALNQALDTVRMEPDDLVLVLDPGVRLPPGFLARALAALRDRNVGAVSARSTAVGGPAALIRWQALEDVHRSFGRYCDEGAVTGQTRLALDLEAVGWRLSPPLEAEEDGPVPVEHLAPVPAEHAVPAPVERVVPVPIEVLRAEPVAA; encoded by the coding sequence ATGATCGCCGCGATCATTCCCGCCCACGACGAGGCGGCCCGCGTCGAGCACGCGGTCGTCTCCCTCCACCGCCAGACCCGTCCGCCGGAGCGCATCCTCGTCATGTCGGACGACTCCACCGACGCCACCGTCGAGGTCGCCCTGCACGCCGGCGCCGAGGTCCTGCTCACCGTCGACAACCGGCACCACCGTGCCGGGGCGCTCAACCAGGCCCTGGACACCGTCCGGATGGAGCCGGACGACCTGGTGCTGGTCCTCGACCCCGGCGTCCGGCTGCCGCCGGGCTTCCTGGCCCGCGCCCTGGCCGCCCTCCGGGACCGCAACGTGGGCGCCGTCTCCGCCCGGTCCACCGCCGTCGGCGGCCCGGCCGCACTGATCCGCTGGCAGGCGCTCGAGGACGTCCACCGGTCGTTCGGCCGCTACTGCGACGAGGGCGCCGTGACCGGCCAGACGCGTCTCGCCCTCGACCTGGAGGCCGTCGGCTGGCGCCTCAGCCCGCCGCTGGAGGCCGAGGAGGACGGGCCCGTCCCGGTCGAGCACCTCGCGCCCGTCCCGGCGGAGCACGCCGTCCCCGCCCCGGTCGAGCGCGTCGTGCCCGTCCCGATCGAGGTCCTGCGGGCGGAGCCGGTGGCCGCGTGA
- a CDS encoding NAD(P)H-quinone oxidoreductase: MRAVLETTPGGPEVLAVAEVPAPELTPDGVRIRVRAAGINRADVMQRLGRYPVPPGASTVFGLEVSGTVQELGPEVPAVSGFAPGDEVVALLDSGGYAEEVVVPAGQVLPAPAGVDLVAAAGLPEVCATVFSNVFMAAAAREGETVLVHGGTGGIGTNALQMCRALGLRVLTTVGSPEKAEAARRLGAEAIDYRQEDFVARVRELTDGHGADIVLDVVGGSYLGRNLDALATNGRIAVIATQGGRTGELDLGKLMAKRAAVIGTTLRPRPVAEKTRIMAAVREHVWPHVESGAVRPVVDRTFPLDEVARAHEYFDSGTHIGKVLLVP, from the coding sequence ATGCGCGCAGTGCTCGAGACCACCCCCGGCGGACCGGAGGTCCTCGCCGTCGCCGAGGTCCCCGCCCCGGAGCTCACGCCCGACGGGGTGCGGATCCGGGTCCGGGCCGCCGGGATCAACCGGGCGGACGTCATGCAGCGGCTGGGCAGGTACCCGGTCCCGCCCGGGGCGTCGACCGTCTTCGGCCTCGAGGTCTCGGGCACGGTGCAGGAGCTCGGCCCCGAGGTGCCGGCCGTCTCCGGGTTCGCCCCCGGCGACGAGGTCGTCGCCCTCCTGGACTCCGGGGGCTACGCCGAGGAGGTCGTCGTCCCGGCCGGCCAGGTCCTGCCCGCGCCCGCCGGGGTGGACCTCGTCGCCGCCGCCGGCCTGCCGGAGGTGTGCGCCACGGTGTTCTCCAACGTCTTCATGGCCGCCGCCGCCCGCGAGGGCGAGACGGTCCTGGTGCACGGCGGCACCGGCGGGATCGGCACCAACGCCCTCCAGATGTGCCGGGCCCTCGGCCTGCGCGTGCTCACCACGGTCGGCAGCCCGGAGAAGGCCGAGGCTGCACGGCGGCTCGGCGCCGAGGCGATCGACTACCGGCAGGAGGACTTCGTGGCGCGCGTGCGGGAGCTCACGGACGGGCACGGCGCCGACATCGTGCTCGACGTCGTGGGCGGCTCCTACCTGGGGCGCAACCTGGACGCGCTGGCCACCAACGGCCGGATCGCGGTCATCGCCACCCAGGGCGGACGCACGGGGGAGCTGGACCTCGGCAAGCTCATGGCCAAGCGGGCCGCCGTGATCGGCACCACGCTGCGCCCGCGGCCCGTGGCGGAGAAGACCCGCATCATGGCCGCCGTGCGGGAGCACGTGTGGCCCCACGTCGAGTCCGGCGCCGTCCGCCCGGTCGTGGACCGCACCTTCCCCCTGGACGAGGTCGCGCGGGCCCACGAGTACTTCGACTCCGGCACGCACATCGGCAAGGTCCTGCTCGTCCCCTGA
- a CDS encoding cryptochrome/photolyase family protein — MDAPESPDRGTTTIVWFRDDLRVTDHPALDAACRRGAVVALCVLDQESEGVRPLGAAAKWWLDGSLRSLRESLRELGIPLVLRRGPAGTVLPEVLERTGAGGITWNRRYGGPELAVDAGVKQWCAEHGVEAHSFQAALLHEPWTLRTGAGGPYKVFTPFWKALRALEIRQPLPVPGPGRGAAAEVAATAGTEDQVDWDLVPSPERAAGLAAVWTPGEAAAWERLDDFLDRVEDYAEGHDRPDRDGTSRLSPHLRWGEISPFAVWDAAVRHRSEQGSSPGLEKFLAELGWREFNWHLLHQVPDLHVRHVRPAFDAFPWRDAAEAAGDVRAWQEGRTGFPLVDAGMRQLRATGWMHNRVRMVAGSLLTKNLLVDWRVGEQWFWETLVDAEPASGPGNWQWVAGSGADASPFFRIFNPLTQGRKFDPEARYIRRWIPELAGDEGVDPHEPGLLGPSVGYPEPVVDLPASRGRALDAYASIR; from the coding sequence GTGGACGCACCCGAGAGCCCCGACCGCGGGACGACGACGATCGTGTGGTTCCGGGACGATCTGCGCGTCACGGACCACCCCGCCCTCGACGCCGCGTGCCGGCGCGGCGCGGTGGTCGCCCTCTGCGTCCTGGACCAGGAGTCCGAGGGGGTCCGGCCCCTCGGCGCGGCCGCGAAGTGGTGGCTGGACGGGTCGCTGCGGTCCCTGCGGGAGTCGCTCCGGGAGCTGGGCATCCCCCTGGTGCTGCGCCGCGGCCCCGCCGGGACCGTGCTCCCCGAGGTCCTCGAGCGCACGGGGGCGGGCGGCATCACGTGGAACCGCCGCTACGGCGGGCCCGAGCTCGCCGTGGACGCCGGAGTGAAGCAGTGGTGCGCCGAGCACGGGGTGGAGGCGCACTCGTTCCAGGCCGCGCTGCTGCACGAGCCGTGGACCCTGCGCACCGGCGCCGGCGGCCCGTACAAGGTGTTCACCCCCTTCTGGAAGGCGCTCCGGGCGCTGGAGATCCGGCAGCCGCTCCCCGTGCCCGGGCCGGGCCGGGGGGCCGCCGCGGAGGTGGCGGCGACCGCCGGCACCGAGGACCAGGTCGACTGGGACCTGGTGCCGTCCCCGGAGCGCGCGGCCGGGCTGGCCGCGGTGTGGACGCCCGGGGAGGCGGCCGCGTGGGAGCGGCTGGACGACTTCCTGGACCGCGTCGAGGACTACGCCGAGGGCCACGACCGGCCCGACCGGGACGGCACCAGCCGGCTCTCCCCGCACCTGCGGTGGGGCGAGATCAGCCCGTTCGCGGTCTGGGACGCGGCCGTCCGGCACCGGTCCGAGCAGGGGAGCAGCCCGGGGCTGGAGAAGTTCCTGGCCGAGCTGGGCTGGCGGGAGTTCAACTGGCACCTGCTCCACCAGGTGCCGGACCTGCACGTGCGCCACGTCCGCCCGGCCTTCGACGCGTTCCCGTGGCGGGACGCGGCGGAGGCGGCCGGCGACGTCCGGGCCTGGCAGGAGGGGCGCACCGGCTTCCCGCTCGTGGACGCGGGCATGCGGCAGCTGCGGGCCACGGGGTGGATGCACAACCGGGTCCGGATGGTCGCCGGGTCCCTGCTCACCAAGAACCTGCTGGTCGACTGGCGGGTGGGGGAGCAGTGGTTCTGGGAGACGCTCGTGGACGCCGAACCGGCGAGCGGGCCCGGGAACTGGCAGTGGGTCGCGGGCTCCGGCGCGGACGCGAGCCCGTTCTTCCGGATCTTCAACCCGCTGACCCAGGGCCGGAAGTTCGACCCCGAGGCCCGCTACATCCGCCGCTGGATCCCCGAGCTGGCCGGCGACGAGGGCGTGGACCCGCACGAGCCCGGTCTGCTCGGACCGTCGGTCGGCTACCCCGAGCCGGTCGTGGACCTGCCGGCCAGCCGCGGCCGCGCCCTCGACGCCTACGCCTCGATCCGCTGA
- a CDS encoding bifunctional metallophosphatase/5'-nucleotidase, translated as MAPQKHRPALLAALAAGAVVTSTGLVLPAASAQGTAPPPAPGAGATAAGETAVELLYFNDYHGRLSSDPLLFAGAIEQLRAENEDGTLLLSGGDNVGASEYVSAVQQDDPTLDVLDALELDASAVGNHEFDRGADDLTGRITERADFPYLAANVTGPDGELVTEASATFDVESVRVGVVGAVTQQTATLVSPGAIEGITFGDPVEAVNAEAERLEADGADLVVAVYHEGAADAADALGDRLVTGTSATVDVVLNGHTHQVYDEGVDVDGDGDLDRAVLQAGSYGGSLGRISLSYDEAADDVDLTTGVLAVDEVVTATEEELVARYPRVAEVAGIVADAEAVALERGSTPVGEITGDITTAYGLRDGVQARDDRGAESSLGNLVAESIRDSLDESDGVQIGLINPGGLRADLLWADDPGQAIDGERDGVVTESEANQVLPFANNLTTVTLTGEQFERVLEQQWQPEGSSRPYLQLGLSENVSYTFDAARPAGDRITSITVDGQPIDPAAEYVIGSVSFLVEGGDNFTALTEGTDVTDTGRIDRDAWMEYLAANSPLSPEFDRRSVALTGAAADGCTVTFDVSSLDMTSLGAPENTWLSVRAGDPDGTELGTAPVTDGTTSVSLDTTGLADDAAVWLVAEPSGTQVRVPEAVLDLPSDCATEPEPTDRPTQPQKPGTGHSGEHPGQGEPGRGAWKHGSERAHQVLSRLFG; from the coding sequence ATGGCGCCCCAGAAGCACCGTCCTGCCCTGCTCGCCGCGCTCGCCGCCGGCGCCGTGGTCACCTCGACCGGTCTGGTCCTCCCCGCGGCGTCCGCCCAGGGAACGGCGCCCCCGCCGGCACCGGGCGCGGGGGCGACCGCGGCCGGGGAGACGGCCGTCGAGCTGCTCTACTTCAACGACTACCACGGCCGGCTCTCCTCCGACCCACTCCTCTTCGCGGGCGCGATCGAGCAGCTGCGCGCGGAGAACGAGGACGGCACGCTGCTGCTGTCCGGCGGGGACAACGTGGGCGCCTCCGAATACGTCTCGGCCGTGCAGCAGGACGACCCCACGCTCGACGTGCTCGACGCGCTCGAGCTCGACGCCTCCGCCGTGGGCAACCACGAGTTCGACCGGGGCGCGGACGACCTGACCGGCCGCATCACCGAGCGCGCCGACTTCCCCTACCTGGCGGCCAACGTCACCGGCCCGGACGGCGAGCTCGTCACCGAGGCGTCCGCGACGTTCGACGTCGAGAGCGTGCGCGTGGGCGTGGTCGGCGCCGTCACCCAGCAGACCGCCACGCTCGTCTCGCCCGGCGCGATCGAGGGCATCACCTTCGGCGACCCCGTCGAGGCCGTCAACGCCGAGGCCGAGCGGCTCGAGGCGGACGGGGCCGACCTCGTGGTGGCCGTCTACCACGAGGGCGCCGCCGACGCGGCCGACGCCCTCGGCGATCGGCTGGTGACCGGCACCAGCGCGACCGTGGACGTGGTGCTCAACGGGCACACCCACCAGGTCTACGACGAGGGCGTCGACGTGGACGGCGACGGCGACCTCGACCGCGCGGTCCTGCAGGCCGGCTCGTACGGCGGCAGCCTCGGGCGGATCTCCCTGAGCTACGACGAGGCCGCCGACGACGTCGACCTCACCACCGGCGTGCTGGCCGTCGACGAGGTCGTCACCGCGACCGAGGAGGAGCTGGTCGCCCGGTATCCGCGCGTCGCGGAGGTCGCCGGGATCGTCGCGGACGCCGAGGCGGTGGCCCTGGAGCGGGGCAGCACCCCGGTCGGCGAGATCACCGGGGACATCACCACCGCCTACGGTCTGCGGGACGGCGTGCAGGCCCGCGACGACCGCGGCGCCGAGTCGAGCCTCGGCAACCTGGTCGCCGAGTCCATCCGCGACAGCCTGGACGAGTCGGACGGCGTGCAGATCGGCCTCATCAACCCCGGCGGCCTGCGCGCCGACCTCCTCTGGGCGGACGACCCCGGCCAGGCCATCGACGGCGAGCGCGACGGCGTGGTGACGGAGTCCGAGGCCAACCAGGTGCTGCCCTTCGCCAACAACCTCACCACCGTGACCCTCACCGGCGAGCAGTTCGAGCGGGTCCTCGAGCAGCAGTGGCAGCCCGAGGGATCGTCCCGGCCGTACCTGCAGCTGGGGCTGTCCGAGAACGTGTCCTACACCTTCGACGCCGCCCGCCCGGCCGGGGACCGGATCACCTCGATCACGGTCGACGGGCAGCCCATCGACCCGGCCGCCGAGTACGTGATCGGCTCGGTGTCCTTCCTGGTGGAGGGCGGCGACAACTTCACCGCCCTGACCGAGGGCACCGACGTCACCGACACCGGCCGGATCGACCGCGACGCCTGGATGGAGTACCTCGCCGCCAACAGCCCGCTGTCCCCCGAGTTCGACCGCCGGTCCGTGGCGCTGACCGGGGCCGCCGCGGACGGCTGCACCGTGACCTTCGACGTCTCTTCCCTGGACATGACCTCCCTGGGTGCACCGGAGAACACCTGGCTGAGCGTGCGCGCGGGCGACCCGGACGGCACTGAACTCGGCACGGCACCGGTCACCGACGGCACGACCTCGGTCAGCCTCGACACGACCGGCCTGGCCGACGACGCCGCCGTGTGGCTGGTCGCCGAGCCGTCCGGCACGCAGGTCCGCGTGCCGGAGGCTGTCCTGGACCTGCCCAGCGACTGCGCCACCGAGCCGGAGCCCACCGACAGGCCGACCCAGCCGCAGAAACCCGGCACGGGCCACTCCGGCGAGCACCCCGGCCAGGGCGAGCCCGGCCGCGGCGCCTGGAAGCACGGCTCCGAGCGGGCCCACCAGGTCCTCAGCCGCCTCTTCGGCTGA
- a CDS encoding ExeM/NucH family extracellular endonuclease — protein sequence MNKLFSLPLSGALAAALLAVPLTVPVHAAPDGANVVINEAYTNGGSANAVYTHKFVELYNPTVQPVDLTGWTLQYRSASGTGTVTSTVALSGTIAPGGYFLVQGGSNAGSGAALPAPDLATSFNPAGVSGTIVLSDGEQPLAAPTGSVTGTDGLVDLLGYGTSNTYETAPATGPSANADPKSMTRADGVDTDDNSADFTATTAVTPQNSGGSGGEPAPEPVPEPSPEPAAPPVELAIRDIQGTGDVSPRAGQAVTTRGVVTAVYATGGLNGWYLQSPGTGGDLDTAAHDASDGVFVYSPSAVANVELGQFVEVTGTVAEYHGQTQISVHPEGVTVLDEAAEAVEPAAVGWPTDEAEREDLEGMLLDPAGEFVITDNYALNGYGEIGLAAGTTPLVQPTAVGAPGSPEAAAQAADNEARSVLLDDGATTNYGNFANASVPLPYLSPTTPMRIGAPVDFVAPVVLGYSFEEWRLQPTTRVTGDNAQDAPVVAENTRTAAPEDVGGDVQLATFNVLNYFTTTGDELTGCTYYTDRAGDPVSVRGGCDARGAAEQEDLQRQQAKIVAAINALDAEVVSLEEIENSAKFGKDRDQALSDLVEALNTAAGSEVWAYVPSPAERPAVEDEDVIRTAFIYQPAALETVGESVILDDEENFDNAREPLAQTFRPAGGDAGGDFTVVVNHFKSKGSAPSTGPNADAGDGAGAWNADRTAQARALVAFAEELKTTQGTDRVFLAGDFNSYDQEDPMRVLHEAGYTNLAPTGEHSYAFGGMVGSLDHVLASPAAAGIVTGSDIWEINAHESVGLEYSRHNHNVVDLYAADPYRASDHNPEIIGLAPAGAGPAGPQKPGRGNSGEHPGKGLREHADDRAREVLHRRLG from the coding sequence GTGAACAAGCTGTTCTCCCTGCCCCTGAGCGGGGCTCTGGCCGCGGCCCTGCTCGCCGTGCCGCTGACCGTGCCCGTGCACGCCGCCCCGGACGGGGCGAACGTGGTCATCAACGAGGCCTACACCAACGGCGGCTCGGCCAACGCCGTCTACACCCACAAGTTCGTCGAGCTCTACAACCCCACGGTCCAGCCGGTGGACCTCACCGGCTGGACCCTGCAGTACCGCTCCGCGTCCGGCACCGGAACCGTCACCAGCACGGTGGCGCTGTCCGGGACCATCGCCCCGGGCGGCTACTTCCTGGTCCAGGGCGGGTCCAACGCGGGCAGCGGTGCCGCGTTGCCCGCCCCCGACCTCGCCACCTCGTTCAACCCGGCGGGCGTCTCCGGGACGATCGTGCTCTCCGACGGCGAGCAGCCCCTGGCCGCCCCCACTGGCTCGGTGACCGGTACCGACGGGCTCGTGGACCTGCTCGGCTACGGCACCTCCAACACCTACGAGACCGCGCCCGCCACGGGCCCGTCGGCGAATGCGGACCCGAAGTCCATGACCCGCGCCGACGGCGTGGACACCGACGACAACTCCGCCGACTTCACCGCCACGACCGCGGTGACCCCGCAGAACTCCGGTGGCAGCGGGGGCGAGCCCGCCCCCGAACCGGTCCCCGAGCCGAGCCCGGAGCCCGCCGCCCCGCCGGTGGAGCTGGCGATCCGGGACATCCAGGGCACCGGCGACGTCTCCCCCAGGGCCGGACAGGCCGTGACCACCCGCGGCGTGGTCACCGCCGTCTACGCCACCGGCGGGCTCAACGGCTGGTACCTCCAGAGCCCTGGCACCGGTGGCGACCTGGACACCGCCGCCCACGACGCCTCCGACGGCGTCTTCGTGTACTCACCCTCGGCCGTGGCGAACGTGGAGCTCGGCCAGTTCGTCGAGGTCACCGGGACGGTCGCCGAGTACCACGGACAGACCCAGATCAGCGTGCACCCGGAGGGGGTCACGGTCCTCGACGAGGCCGCCGAGGCGGTCGAGCCCGCCGCCGTCGGCTGGCCCACGGACGAGGCGGAGCGCGAGGACCTCGAGGGCATGCTCCTGGACCCGGCCGGTGAGTTCGTGATCACCGACAACTACGCCCTGAACGGCTACGGCGAGATCGGCCTGGCGGCCGGCACCACCCCGCTCGTGCAGCCCACCGCCGTGGGCGCGCCCGGCTCGCCGGAGGCCGCCGCCCAGGCCGCGGACAACGAGGCCCGGTCCGTCCTGCTCGACGACGGCGCCACGACCAACTACGGCAACTTCGCCAACGCCTCGGTCCCCCTCCCCTACCTCTCTCCCACGACCCCGATGCGGATCGGCGCGCCCGTGGACTTCGTGGCGCCGGTGGTGCTCGGCTACTCGTTCGAGGAGTGGCGCCTCCAGCCCACGACCCGGGTGACCGGGGACAACGCCCAGGACGCCCCCGTGGTCGCCGAGAACACCCGCACCGCCGCCCCCGAGGACGTCGGCGGGGACGTGCAGCTGGCCACGTTCAACGTGCTGAACTACTTCACCACCACCGGCGACGAGCTGACCGGCTGCACCTACTACACGGACCGCGCCGGCGACCCGGTCTCGGTGCGCGGAGGCTGCGACGCCCGCGGGGCGGCCGAGCAGGAGGACCTTCAGCGCCAGCAGGCCAAGATCGTCGCCGCGATCAACGCCCTGGACGCCGAGGTCGTCTCCCTGGAGGAGATCGAGAACTCCGCGAAGTTCGGCAAGGACCGGGACCAGGCCCTGTCCGACCTGGTCGAGGCCCTCAACACCGCCGCCGGCTCCGAGGTCTGGGCGTACGTGCCGTCACCGGCCGAGCGACCCGCCGTCGAGGACGAGGACGTCATCCGCACCGCGTTCATCTACCAGCCGGCCGCACTCGAGACCGTGGGCGAGTCCGTGATCCTGGACGACGAGGAGAACTTCGACAACGCCCGCGAGCCGCTGGCCCAGACGTTCCGCCCCGCCGGCGGGGACGCGGGCGGCGACTTCACGGTGGTCGTCAACCACTTCAAGTCCAAGGGCTCCGCCCCCTCCACCGGCCCCAATGCGGACGCCGGGGACGGCGCCGGGGCCTGGAACGCCGACCGCACCGCCCAGGCCCGGGCCCTGGTGGCCTTCGCCGAGGAGCTCAAGACCACCCAGGGCACCGACCGGGTCTTCCTGGCCGGTGACTTCAACTCCTACGACCAGGAGGACCCGATGCGGGTCCTGCACGAGGCCGGCTACACGAACCTGGCGCCAACGGGCGAGCACTCCTACGCCTTCGGCGGGATGGTCGGCTCCCTCGACCACGTCCTGGCCTCTCCGGCCGCGGCCGGGATCGTCACGGGCTCGGACATCTGGGAGATCAACGCCCACGAGTCGGTGGGCCTGGAGTACAGCCGGCACAACCACAACGTGGTCGACCTCTACGCGGCCGACCCGTACCGGGCCTCCGACCACAACCCGGAGATCATCGGCCTGGCCCCCGCCGGTGCCGGGCCCGCCGGCCCGCAGAAACCGGGCAGGGGCAACTCCGGCGAGCACCCCGGCAAGGGCCTCCGGGAGCACGCCGACGACCGGGCCCGCGAGGTCCTGCACCGCCGCCTCGGCTGA